The genomic stretch GCGAGCATTGTGTTACGAAATATGGTGTAGGAGAACAAACGACTTCGGTTGCAACTACAGGAAGACCAAGTCCTGGGAAATATGTGCAAGTGGTAAAATGTGAATGTTCGTGTGGTAAATGGAAAATTTTTGACATCTCATGTTCTCATACTATTTGCACTGCTAAGTGCTAAAGGAATTTGCTAGACCCGATAGCACTTGTGCAATCATGATATAACATGTCTGAGCACTGAACAACATGTGGAGGAAAATTTCAACTTGTTTCAGATGAATGATACTGAGATACACACATGTTTTAGTTGCATCACAACCCCGTCACACGTGAAAGAAAAAGAAGTGATAGAAATAGAAGAGCTCGTTTGAGGAATGAGATGAATAGACCTGTAACCAAAGAGAGACAACAATGAACAAATATTTAAACGTGTCACAAAGTTTAAATTTGTCAATTTCAttgtttattaaattaatatcaTTCACAAATAATtgtttgatatatttttattttggaaacaaCATAAGATTGTCGTATCTGGAATATCGATGATTGAAGAAGAAGAGGTTGTCATAATAGTTATGTGTTCATTTGATAATTTGTTGATGTTGCTTCAATTTTCAACATTATGTATTAGTATGTGTTTCGTATTGTTGTTGGAATGATAcaatatgtattgtgttttgtTGATATGTCATGTaactaataatattatttattttgttttttcatttattattattatatattatacctTTCATTTAGTTTGAATGTTAGTTATTTATTAGTTGAATACTACTATTAATTACTTATATTACTTGAAATACTAGCTTAAATATATACCATGTCATATTTCGTAAgtcgaatatcttatttaggtcatttataaaaaaatattatttttttatgttaagaatattattttttattacgaATATCGTTAGGATTGACccttctcacagataaagattcgtgagaccgtttcacaatatatttattcaaaaataatcatGTCGAGATAAGATAATAGACAAACGCGTTTTTAATCATCGTCGATTCTATAATTTAATTTACTGGGAAGCTTCGCATTATCCGTCCACAACCATATAGTTTCAATGTTGACCCACACGCGTTCTTCGAACAAAGATTGAGATTGCAGAAATATGTGCTGCAGTTGTGGTGAAGACTGCCAATGCCGCCCTTTGGGATTTCTGTTGGGTCTTCCATTCGCCTTCGTCGCCCTTCTTCTCTCCATAATCGGAGTCGTCATCTGGATCGTCGGGTACGGTTCCCCCTTCTCTAtctctctctctcacacacacacgcaAGCACGCCCCTCCATTGATTTGATACAGATTTACTTCACTTTTATCGAGAGATTTTTGATTTTGGGGGGAAATGCAGAATTCTGCTGAGTTGCTTGTGCCCTTGTTGCATCTGTGTGACGGTGATCGTGGAGCTGGCGCTTTCGCTGATCAAGGCTCCGTTTTCGGTGATGAAGTGGTTCACAGAGCAGATTCCTTGCTAGTTTTCATGTAAATTTCGGATTTCACGGTTTCAATTTCAGTTGAAATTTATTGTTCGTTTCATATTTGATTTAGTTTGGATTTATAATcacattattaatattttattttataattaagtTCTTAATATTATATGGCTCGTGTATATCTTGTTTTTGCGAGGATCATTCTTCCACACacttataattataataaataagtgaatttaattatcaatattaGTGTTCGCATATTCATACCATTGGAATAGTTTACCAAATGTTATCAAATTATTGAATTtctatctttcttttttttttttttttatgaatgatgatatatttgtttacaatttttaatatacagataaagataaataaataaaattgagaatTATACAAGTATTTTTGGTGTTTAAAAATGTGATACAAAGTAATTACTCTAAGACTCCCatgtttttatataaataatatttgataaCACTTTTTCTTGTAATAATATAGGTATTATGTCTATACTTTATTCTTGTAAAAACTTTTCTGTATTCAAATTTACTTTTAAATATGTAATTCTTTTTCACGTGGCATTTTGTACCGTTAATTGAAGTAAAATTGTGGAATGCATGTTGGAGAGTTGGACGAGGAATCACATAATAATGTCTTATATATTACATAAGATTTGACATAATTAGAGCCAAGTGTTTCACGAAGAAAATCAAGATTTGGGATGTTACATTTTTAAGCAGTTGGATAAGAAGCTTCCATAGCAATACCACAGAGACCCTCTGAAGCAGAAATTCCCCTTTGCATTCTAATATAGCCACTCTCTCCCCAGCTACTTCCCCAAGAATTCTTAACTAACCAATACTTTGTACCGTCACTAGTTTTCCCGTAACCGACTGCGGTGACACCGTGGTCTAGATCGGTTCCACACTCTCCTGTAAATACCCCGCTCGAGTAGAATTGGAAGTCTGATCCACCAGCATCGATGGCTACGGATACAGGTTGGTGTGCCACCGCTTTTAGCAATGATGACTCGCTATTGGCTGGAACGTCCTCGTGTCCTGCTATCTTCGCGACATGGGATGATTCTTTTTGAGTGTTGCAGGTGCCGTCTACTCCTTGGTAGGGATAATTAGATTCGGTTGTCAGTCCCTTGTTTCCCATGATGTATTCGAACGCATAGTCCATGAGACCACCACTGCATCCCTGGTCTTCACTTGTGTCACAATCCACGAGTTCTTGTTCGGATAGTGAGACTAGTCTCCCTGTTGTGAGCTGGTTGATTCCTTCCGTTGCTGCCACAGCAGAAAATGCCCAGCAGCATCCTGCATTTTTAATTGTTTCATGAGAATCTGTTTCTTTGAGAGAAAATTTTCTACCTAAAAACATGGTATTCATCGAGAAAAATGAAAGGCGGGATTAGTCGATGTTGGCTATGGCCAACTGTTTTCTATTCACTGACCACATTGGCCTTGGTCCTTGATGCCTGTAACAGCTCCCCTCTTTCTCCAGTCCACACTCGGCGGAACTGCGGTCACGTTAGCATATTTGAAAGATGAAACTTTTGGTAATATCGGGTGGGAGCCCCTTTTGTATCCATTTCGGGCTGCCTGAAACTCCTCATTAGTCAAATCAACAAACTTGTTGATGCCAAGTTTGTAAGATCGAACTCCAGCTTCATTGAAAGACTCGATGTACTCCACGTTTTTCTCGAATATTTTGAATCTTTCCGCCTTCTCTGAGTCATCCCTGTATACACGTCCATATTGTGCCATCCATCGCTCATGTCTCTCGACCATCGACGACGCATGAGGCACCGTGCGCGCCGTTGCTTGATAACCACACAACTGCAACATAAAAAGAGAGGCAAGAACAAGCTTCCAAGTGTAGGTGATGGCCATTCTTGCGATCGAGCACTATATAAAGTTTGTTGATTTTTTGATTTTGAACTCTTTAATTTGCTCATTTTATAGAGTTTGTTAAAGTCCTTAGAAAAACCGGCAAGTTGATAGACATATCACAAAGTTGCGTGAACGCTGCTTTatccaattaattaatttgtgTCCTTTGTATACTTCTTTGTTTTTTGGATGCCAAAACCACAAATTCGTAACGACAAAATGTTCTTACATTTTTCGGCTTTTAGGATGATGCAAATTACTCTATAAATATAAGAAATATTTGATTAATCATTTAAGTAATAATTTGCTATTTTATACATTGAATTTACAAATTAATAAGAATTCATTTCCGTGTGTAttctataattaattaattacaaatgCATAGATTCATAGAATATGAAATTATATGTACTGATCAAAtttataaaatccatagaatatgaaattatattatttgacacacaaaattattcaatatcaatcCCTTACCACATACGAAAGTAAATTCATGTATATTCTATAGTATCCATGCTCTTTTGAATTTTGAGGCATATAGAGTAACAAGTTTTGATGTCATgatactttttttaaaataccaacaatgatattttaaaattataaaagtactatatttttatttatacagaatatcataaaaacattttttagtaaatttatatattttctttatcACCACCATATTCGCtttccaaaatttttaaaactacaaatatattttctttaatcTTTATCCAATATGCTAATAATGGCTAGTATATAATAAGGGTGCTTATGTATTGATGAAGGATTCGAAGTCTTAAAAACACTTGATAGATTAATTAAGTTCAGAACTTCTGGAaaccattaaaaaaattaagataagacaaataatttaaatttcaataataataaaaataagaaaaagtgcTATTCATATATTAtcttatatatacatgtatatattcaatctcaataaatttggtaaacatgcatattttCTGAATATATGACTAGcacttttttcttattttttaatcgaaatttaaattatttatgtactatcttaattttttattgtatatAATATTACTTTCATTGGAACTATTAATTTATTGTTTAATGGAGATTATTAATTTATGTACCATATTCTGTCAATTGtctattcttttaaaaaataaatgttaaaaaaattgaaaggaaaataatcaagaaaaaaCCGTTATCTTTGTCTCTCACTCActaaatctatatctatatatctataaatatacagattgaattgtgaatttactctATTGTCCTTAtctttattattatctattaattacaattatgcatttactcttttgtcattatccttattatttatttactaattactaaacttttaaattcaatccttattattaattattaattacaattatgcatttactcttttgtccttatccttattatttatttactaattaataaacttttaatccttatccttattatttatttactaattactaaacttttaaattcaatagccgagattaaaatttgttttgtgaAAAAACCTTACaaataatctatatctatctatatctatctatactaatctatactaatataaatatatgaatgtgactttcatttaataataatcattaatatatatttttttaaatcaattttcaatatatgatgctaaatacatattactaaatgatatattatctattattaatcTATTAAGTATATGACTTTCATTTGTTAGCttactattatattattttttttgttttacaatttgtcatattaatggtgttatttaattcatttttttcttagtttaataagatcattaatagtgtatttaactcaatcaaactaattattattttaatttactttaaatttaattttagttaCTTAAATTTATACATTGTCATCAAATAATAACAGGAAGACAAAGGGAAATGATTcgaattgaataaaaataaattatttataaatattaatctcatacaaaatttctttctcccatttagaataaaaatattttcaaactcTTTAAGTGTCAATAAAGATATGtgattgagagaaatatttgtcTTTAAGTGATTTCAAACattgtttttaagttatttagtcaattttttttataaatgctgctaaataaatattactaaataatatgctccatttgatcattttgtgttcttgcaatgagaggagttttttttaccctagcgttaacatgtttgattgttatatgtcttttgtattgatcatgtaattgtgtttgcattgtttatgtgatttgtttgtttgcacaaagaaaagagaaaacaaaatcaaatatccaacaaaaacggttatttttcaattttttattgttgagatattttgttaatttttaaacacataatgcatgttttctgtttgcttagattacttagtttgaagtgacttagaaaatattaaaaagattgaaatatttattcgtTTTTACCTTATGTCTCATAATATCAAGAGataacattttttatttattggggcaaatgtattttcaaacttctgtctataaatcaatatttaaattttttacgacattattatattctctaatcaattttttttacttaaattgatagaatgcattttaatttgagtttttatgttcttgcttatattatttttgtaatattatttatcatgaaaataataggtgaactacaaaatttggtaggtctaagagtcctctggtgaacgacaaatatggataaattattaaaatatataatatccagtAGATTTTTGACATGCGATTTTGCTCTAAttcaatgattatgcatgattataaattttaattatatcacaagtTAACGCATGCTTTGTTGTTGCTAGATATATTTAGTCAATAGTCTAATATGTTTCtatggtttaagaaaaattgtgtgactttgtattatattattacgactacttttctaaatggttttattatgatttcaaggcaccatttttcatgtgttttttaaagaagtgaaatgaatatctataaaacgatgacattaataaggcttcttctctttatttgaaaaaatattggaaaatttataccaattttgaataatatgagttaatatttaatttgagagtgatttatggtttttattgctcgtatatacttcaatttttttgttattgtactaaataaattatttttaacctttgagttataattttttttcttatcgaggttgtttgtgttatgatttttttattcgttttggttagtattgttggcggtaattgatttttctgatattatatcatgtgtcttgttgtttatataaaaataaatatgagagtacatcaatcaaagccACGTATTTTGAGTCTTCTGTTCTACGAAGAGAATAGTAAATGGTTTCTatgaattatataatttcttggtttttcatACATATAATCTACGAAATACGTCAAATTGTGAACAAAAAAGTTTTGACAAACATAGTTGATGAAAAAAAagacatgttaaataaaaaaataatgttgtgtattactatgttgggtgcgataattgtccctgcttggtagagcggtcgaaccgtggtgcttgagctgctgtgcggtttaaaagatttgagttgcacaattactactagctatagcttttggtaaaacgacaagcgatcggtcttacaattggtatcagaggcaaggtcacgggttcgattcccattgattgcaaggagtgcaattattgggaggaagattgttggatgcaataattgtccctgcttgctTGAGCGGCCGAactgtggtgcttgagctgctgcgcgatttaaaaaatttgagttgcaccattactactagctatagcttttggtaaagcggcaagcgttcggtcctacatactatgtcctaatttctgtatgatataattcaagcacatttttttatagatatttgaaattaggtctaattaagtaacatgaaacatatacatatatattaaatcatatttaaagcaaaatgttaagatcaagaatgattcagatttaaatttcaacgaaACATAATAAAGAAGGAATTGAAGAATTGTATGTGTACGTTAAGTGTTATATAATCATTATGTTGCTACTTCATGGTTGTGCGACATATGAATGTCATATAAAATGTCaatatttctcaataaaatagtttttttcaaaaagaaaaaaattattcatttagaaaaagaaatacatgaaaaacaaattgtgcataattctcattctatttataatggtatgagaacaattctaaaACTTTGTTGACACAATATAACAGATCAATTCTGTGCATTTTATTGAGACATTGAGTCAGTTTCACTTTATTTTCTCCAATATTATCTCGATATATTTCGAGGTGATACGAGAttgtttttgtctctttttttaGTCAAAGTGTCTAACTATCTAATTTATAACATATATGATGGTAGCATAGAAAAATCCTCGTCAAATAAATTCACTTaacaaaatattgaaattcaaataaaattctacaatatttcatcaaattaattttgactaTCATAAAATGCTCATCAAATCTAAAtggttatattattagatgagatattgaataagacaaatactttgacatatatttgaatgatatctcatatgcaTATCTTAATAACATTATTCGTATCTCTTCTCaagctttttaaaatacaataattaattttgtatatcgttccacaagatataaaatattataaaacaaaatataaactcgatagaagaaaatttgttttgtttcaatgaataatataatattatgttctaaacgcaacaaatgagattgaaactatatcatcatcatgacATGATGCTCACAATCATTATTTCAAAGCTTCCAAAAAATGACGATCAAGATGACTTTCTTGAATTGTGTCAAATTAAATGAGGACACAATTCTAAGATATAgccatttgaaaaaattcaagtatttttctcacactgattgagaaatagttgttaaaaatttattaacctTACAGCTATATGTTGATAATAtgatactaaatatataaaaatgatatcacAAATATCACAATATTTGAAGAAGGTGCAACACCATTCattggttatgttgttgaagaatATATAGGTTATAAATACTTTTAGTCACAAGTGAAAACTTATCACGAGTAAAAGCATTTTTTCTTAGGAGTTATAGTTGATTATTGTCAAAAgctgaaaaatcatttaacaacaaaaaaatagtcggaaaaataagattatcaaataaaaacaatatagaAAATCGAAAAAATGTCGTGATAAAGAAGCAAACTACGAGCATGTCAGATCCCGGATAAGGATTGTAAATAACATAATAGATGTTAAAGACGATCAGATACTTGTTGAGCaaatcaaaataattatatttatattataacaaactacgacaaagagctgttgagttgtcaaaatcaaccaagaagcATATTGGAAAGTGTGTCAAGTAGATAAGATACTTTCTCTGATTTATATACCGTCTATggtcatgatttttttaattttttatgggTTAATTTGTTTCAGTTGATAAATGTTAATAaccatgttttaattcatttaaatattattaaaatttcgTACATATATTTTCAGTAGTTTAGTTttttacgtgcaacgcacgtgcattttTCTAGTAATATTAAAAGATACGATATTGGAGTTGGAAATAGTACGTCATATTCAAATACCTACATAGTTGATAGAGGGCAtatgaaaatagaaaatatcaCCATCGGGCttatatttatgataaaaaaaaatatattttaacataaaaaataatatttttcgtatatgactcaaataaaaaatatatctcacaaaatCGACAAAACGTATGTTGAAcacattttttattaaattccaATACCAATCGGAGAAACAAAAAATTGTCATTTTACTGAAAGACATAAATGGTGATAATACcgtaattcaaaattttaaactatCTACTTAGCTTAACAGTCACGTTTCAATATCGCGGAAAATCATTGCTCCTCAATACTTAACAAATAGTAGTAAATGAACACACGACCAGGGTGGGTCCTTCGCATTGCATTATCCATCGTAAATTCTTTCAGAGCAGATCACATGATACCTAAATACAATTCTATGGTTTTGATTCACTTTACACCAACACTCCAATTTACATGCTTGTGAAATTCTGTGTGGTATCACTGAACTCGCGGTACCTTGACGACTAAACTCGCGGTATATACACCGCCTACATATGTTCAACCTAATGTAGCAGATCAGGCCAATGCACCAAGCAATCTATCATAATATTCGAGGAAACTTCCTAGCAAGGGGACTGATATAGAGACGAAATGCCTATTCTGCTTTCAAACCTGCTCGTCAGCGGAAAAGAAGCAACAAAGCAAAAGATGTATGCTCTACATTTTTAGGCTTGAAAATTATCAGGAATGTCAAAACTTGGGATCACATTTCAGCAACATTTTTGCTTGTGCATCCAGTTAACAGGTCAGATAGAGATTGTATCAGTGAAGCTGGATCGAATAATATGCTCCCCTTTGAGTCACGAAATGAATTGATGGTAACCTACAAATTTTGATGAGTCAGAATAAACGGGAAAAAAATGAGATATGTACCTATAAAGAGAGCAATTCCTCAACCCTTGTATCTTAAATCAATGTTCATCATTGTTATATTACACTTTCCAGTGGAAGTAGGACATCCAGTATAAAATACAGCGTACCACATTAAAAATCCCTTGGGCAGCCAGGCAATCAATATCTAAAGGAATTTGACCATCTTTCGGCACAAAAATTGTGTTAATGTATTGGTTTGGctgcaaaaaaaaaagtgatCGATTCATGTAATTATTGAAAATCAAGTCACAGAGGAATTTAAGTAAATTATACTGCAACCTTTAGGTTTCTTCCCATTTACATGTGGTATGATCCACTTTCTATCTCCTAGGCGCGAAAGCATTAGGTGCTTGACAAATTTATATTGTAAGATTTGAGTGAAAAGGGATTTCTCTTCGTTCATGAGGCTGGAAACAAGTTCTACACATTAAACATCAAGTAAGCAGAAAAAATTATATTCCATTAACACGTACAGGATTTATAAGACGGTTACGGGGATCTCCATAAGTTCGATTTAAAGCATTGGTAATTGCAGTTACAAAGCAAGAAGCCGTAAACCCAGAAGTTTCTCTGTCGTGAGTACCATTCAAGAGAAGTAcctaaaaaataaaatggaTAAACACATACTGATATATGATGGAAGCAAATTGATGAGAAGGTAAATGTACAAATAAAATGCACTGGGAAAaccataaaatttaaaaatcttatgCAGCCTTTAAGTATAGCTTAAAGTTATCAAAGAGTAAGGCAATGAAGGTATGACTTAGACATAATGAAGGTATGGGTTACACATTATCAGATTACCTTGGGACATGATCGTGTAGAAATCAGTTCCCCGATTCTCAGAAGAACCTGAAAATGAATCATGTGCTTAAAACAACTGTAACATTAAGTTATATAACCAGAAATTGGAAGTTGTTAGAGGTTAGAAAAGCCAGATCTTGTTTTTTAAGGACATCAAAAGCACAGGTAGGGGTCCACCAAACCCCTCCACCAAGACCGGCTGGTCTAAAAAAAACACCCAAGAGAAAAAATTTGACATTATCAGGGAGGCCTGAGATTTCACCACTTTTTACCACCCACACAAATTGACTTCACCGGCTTCAAGCAAAAGGTATTCTCAGCAGTTGTAACAACTGTGATAACCAAATCACAGAGTGAAACAAAAAGTCCTTTCTCCTGCGGGTGGGTAGGGTGGGGGCACAGAGCATGGGCTTGGATCCTCAAGAATCTTTTTCATTTGTAAATTCATATTCTGAAAAAGTGAACTCAAACCATTCAAATAGCTAGTTCATCCTGGTGCTATAGCCCTTTGACAACAGCTAAAATACTGCCGTAGTTCAAATAACTGAAGAAACATCAACCTTAATACAATCTAAAAGACGCAGTGTTAAAATCAACAATAATTGGATTCTTAATTTTACCAGAGAGGGACATATGGAAGTAAAGAGTGAGCCCATAGCAAAGACAATGCAGTCAACGCTACTCAACTGTTCCAAGACAGTTGGATTCACAGAAGGAAAGACCTGCTTGAGAGAAAcataaagaaaattaaaagatgAGGCAAATAACCCAGAAATTTATTCATGAAAGATAATATAATAACTTTTGATATGATGCCAATGGACATAAGCATCACATGGTGTTTTCAAATAACCCTAAATATCAATTTTAGGTTTAATATAGTAGTGCAAAGGGGAGAAAGATGCAGTCGTTGGTTCAAACATTTTCAAGACTTTCATTTTGTCTGTTTACAAATAATGTTCCCATAATGATCTAAACCTGACTtttcataatatataaatattattaattaaagaGATAACTAAGAGAAATTCCGGTGAAATTCGTTGTCTTCCACAAGAGACAATTTATAATTACTTCCCACAGAAAAAGCACATAAACAAACACAAGAAGCATCATGTACCTCATGCAATAGATTGCTACCTTCGCTGGACATGTAAAACACCCGCTTTATTCTTGAAGATAGAGGTGGGACTGAAGAGTTATCCTGGAAAAGATACTCAATCAACTTGAAGAACATTTTAAATGTAAATTGGAAGCATTAAAAGTAAATCATCAGACCTTAAGCATGTCAAATTAGTAAAGAATGATGGACTTCATGGCACACTAACAGTGTGTATAAACATAGAGTTGCTGAGTAAAATATAGAAGTGACAGTGACAAAGCAACAATGGctataaaaatcaaaattagtTCATTATAATTTCACCAATCTTCTTAAGAATTTCACATACAAAACTTTGCCAAATTCAACAAAGGCTTTCCCTGCAAATTTAACATTCCCAAAAGAAGTACAATCCAACCCATCCCTCGTGAAAAGAATGTGTCACGACTATGAGAAATGGATTGGGTTATGGGTCGTTGCACTCGGAAATCCTCGAGGCTCGCGTCTCGATTCTTTTGTGTTTTCTCCCTTGTTTGCctattttgattgtattgacTTGAGGATCGTTGAAGAGAACCTCGTGatctttggaaaaaaaaatatattgaaaTGAACTTGTTTATTTAATCCATTCAATGGAATACTTGTGCATGAGTTTACCGTATCCTGATAGCAAGATAAAAGATAAAGATGACTCATCTAAAATTTGGAAAACAACCACCTAAGGATTGAATAAGAAACCTAATGATAATAATCCAGTTTTATTCAAACAATAAAGATAAAACCGACTTCATCTTATTCAAACTTCAGCAGCATATTCCTTCGATCGAAATGGGCCATGAGTGAATCTTCGATACTTGACATCATTCGGGCTTGGTCCATGGGAAGTGCTTGGGCCGCTGGTTGGTGGTGTGATAAAATGCCATAACTTGGTATTTCAGCAAATCAAATAGCAACTTTTGGATAGGGTAATAAACTCATGCGCAAGAAAAGGAAGATGAATACTCACAACCAACAACAGT from Primulina eburnea isolate SZY01 unplaced genomic scaffold, ASM2296580v1 ctg291_ERROPOS245047, whole genome shotgun sequence encodes the following:
- the LOC140820916 gene encoding senescence-specific cysteine protease SAG39-like, with the translated sequence MAITYTWKLVLASLFMLQLCGYQATARTVPHASSMVERHERWMAQYGRVYRDDSEKAERFKIFEKNVEYIESFNEAGVRSYKLGINKFVDLTNEEFQAARNGYKRGSHPILPKVSSFKYANVTAVPPSVDWRKRGAVTGIKDQGQCGCCWAFSAVAATEGINQLTTGRLVSLSEQELVDCDTSEDQGCSGGLMDYAFEYIMGNKGLTTESNYPYQGVDGTCNTQKESSHVAKIAGHEDVPANSESSLLKAVAHQPVSVAIDAGGSDFQFYSSGVFTGECGTDLDHGVTAVGYGKTSDGTKYWLVKNSWGSSWGESGYIRMQRGISASEGLCGIAMEASYPTA
- the LOC140820917 gene encoding signaling peptide TAXIMIN 1-like; this translates as MCCSCGEDCQCRPLGFLLGLPFAFVALLLSIIGVVIWIVGILLSCLCPCCICVTVIVELALSLIKAPFSVMKWFTEQIPC